In Lolium perenne isolate Kyuss_39 chromosome 5, Kyuss_2.0, whole genome shotgun sequence, the sequence ATGAACCACTGATTCTCCTCATGATTGATGGCAACGGAGGTGCCAGAGCGCTGATCGTCGGCTTGATACACCTGGTTGAACTAGTTCTTGCATGTATGGGCCTCGTGACCCCAATACTTGCACATCTGACAACGGGGCCAAAAGCGGTCGTTGTAGTTGTTGTCGGCACCGCCATGATTGCCATTGTACCGCCACCACTGTTGCTAGCGCCACCGTTGCCATTGGCATAGTTTCCTTTCTGGCCACCGCCATAGTAACCGCCACCGTCGTCTCCTTGTTGTCCACCATTCAGGCAGCCTCCAGAGTGGTcgttgttggtgttggtgttgatgTGGAAGGGCCGCCCACCGCCACGACCGGAGTCACTGTATGAGGCACCGTGTCGAGCAACAACATTAGACGAAGTGGAGTAATCTCCGATCGACTAGCAAATTTTTCTCGTGGATTGCCTCACACGAGAGCATCATCGTGTAGAAGTCAAAGAGGGTCAGCAAGGTTGCGGCAATGTCGAGGACTGTGAGCGAGGCATGCAGCTCCTCGAACTAGGACCCGAGACCGATGACAATATAGTCGACCAGTTCATCATCGCTAATGGGGAAACCAACCATCGCTAAAGCATCGCCATATCCCTTCATGTTGTTGAAATACTCGGCAGCGGACAAGTCGTTCTTCTTCACCATACGCGAGGTTAGGCACCGTGAACCCTGCATCTCCTTCCCCGGTGGTGGTCATCATGGGTGGCGCGGCGCAACTCCCGTCAAGGAAGCCATACCAGCCCTGGCCTGCAATGTTGGGGACGACTTGAGTCTTCCATAGAAGGAAGTTTGTGCAATCGAGACACACGGTGATGTTGTTGATGTATGTGGTCGGCATGGTGTTGGAACTGGAAGCGCAGGAGATGAGAGCGCATGTGGTGGTGGAAAGCTGCAGCCCGGAGGTTGTCATCGCTCGCAGGCCCTAGGAGCGAAAACAACGCTATGATACCACgttaagaaaaacaaaaaaagattttGTCGTATGACCCCGATCGGGTGTCTCTCTATTTATACAACAAGTGTAGATGCAAATCGTACACTTCTAAATTAAGGGTGTTTGGTTTTACTGAGAGAGCGGTAGGCCGTTGCCACCTGCATTCCCATGACAgttaacagcaaaaagataagagTTTCACCACATTCCCGTTGCAACTTCTAGGGATTCAGATATACACATATTTTCGATTTCTTGAATTTATTTGAAGATTCTTCTTTGATTGATCATTGGGATGTCTGAAATCATCGGAATTCCGCTTCAAATATGGTTCAGTCGGAAAGTCGGGTATAGTTTGACCAAAAACTAAACATTGAATCAACCAAAGCATTTTAGTCCATAGATGAACGCCTAATTTCTGCCCCAATAGGTATGTCGTTGGTTATTTTTAGTTGGGACGGGAGTAACTCGGAGTTTACCTGTTGTTCTACGACAGAGAGGATGATGGGCTTACAGCTCATCTATATGACTATATAAGAGCGTAGTAAAACAAAGTCACACAAAATATGTTCTAGCTTACCCGTAAAAGAAACATGTTCTAACTGGTATGAATGTGcctagaactaaaatatgtctgATACATCTATATTAATGATAACTAATATGGATTGGAGGAAGTACCAATAAAAAGAAATTGGTAAGATTTTCAGAGCAAAAAATGTACTCAGACAAGTAGATACAATGAACACTAAAGCGTAAGAAATGAGACAGAAAAGGTGACACGTATATTCCGGTTAAAATTAAGGTTAAGGTCACAAAGCGGAACAGAGATTGGTCACCGAGAAACAAATATGCACCTTTATACATGTGTAAATAACATAGGATGACGACCGGTCAGAACTATATTGTGCAGTCTTTGCATCGTTTCTACAACACACGTGTGCATACATGCGAGAAGGGAATAAGGCAGCATTATAATTAGGCACTCATGAGAAAATCCTCAAGTCTACACCATTGCATTAGCTCAAGTACCTGCGCATGCCCTTGACGTCAAGGGTCCTTTCATAGTCGTCAAGATTGGCGGCGTCGATTTCGTCACCAAGGTAGGAATAGAGAGAAAGATCATGGTAATCGTCATAGTCGTAGTCACTCAGTTGGCCATATGACATTGGTGAAACGCAGTCGCAATCGCAAGGTTCAGATGGCGGGAAGTACTCATGGTAATCCATGATGATATGGGCGCACTTCACTGTTAGGTTGCCATCCATGCTGATGTTCCAGCAATCTCGAATGCACAAATACTTTAGATTGGGACAGTTGTCGACGATGGCTGCCAAGCCTTGGTTACCGAGATTGTCATCGACGAGCTTCAAGGAACGTAGCCCACGCATCCTTGCGATCGCGAAAGCTTTTCTATTGTCGGCAGACCCCTTGATGCGATAAGAGCAACAACTGATTTCGTGGGTAAGTTCGAAGTGCGTCAGGCATGGGCACGCTTTTGCGATGAGTTGGAGGGCTTCCTCATTGCAATAACAGTTAACAAGCGTGAGGTACTCAAGCAGAGGAAACTTCTTTATTGCGTTCGCAAATCCTCCTCCGCGGAAGATGCGATAGCAACCCGTGAGATCAAGGCTCTTGAGGAAAGGCGCCCTGCAAGATAAAATTAATTTATAATATGCCACTAATTCAAAGATCTACCTAGCTTTTCCGTTCAGAACAAAATTGATGGAATCTTTTTTTCTTTCAAGTGAGCCAGTAAAAGCGCAGAATTGAAAACGTGAAGGGTAGCAGTTCCAACATTTCATAGCTAAGGTTCAATCGACTGTCTGAATATTTGCACGGGAAGTCGGAAAGTAATTGTTCTTTCTGTCTATTATTGTACTGTACTACCCAAACAAGTCTAGGCTGTATGATAATCCTCTAATTTGGCCTAAAAACATATTCCGCTACAGAAGAGTAATAGTACATAGGTTGATTAAGAAGAAGAAAATATGTTACCGCTGAGCGAGGAGCATGAAGAGGCGGTCGTCGAGATGCTCGCCGGAGAAGCTTCGGCACTGCCCCGCGCTGAGCCGCAAGGCAGACCTCATGATGTTTTCGAGCGTGGCCCGGTGGGTGAAGGGCGGGACCTTGGGCAGCCAGCGCACGTTGATGTACCGCCATAGCTCGGGCTCCTCCCTTGCGGCGCGGCGCCAGGAGCGGCACACCTCCGCCACGCCACCCAGCAGGAGCTCAGGAAGGCGCAGCTTGTGCAGGACGCACGAGATGGAGTCCGCCGGCAGCTCCGCCCAGTCCCGCTCCCACGGCTTCCACGGCTCCGGCATGCAGTTGAACACCGAGACGTGGAACGTCGGGGATTTCCTTGCTCGCCCCCTTCGGACTCGGTTACGCcgagcggccggcggcggcggcggcggcatcgcgATCGCGATGTGGAGCGTTAAATCGATGGAGGCAATGGCTTGGGTTCTTTTTTCTTCCACACTTTCGGGGGTTTATGGAGAGTGGTAAGTCGGTGCCTGGCCCAGGACTGCGTCTTGATTGATTTCTATAACACTGCTAGACGAATGGGCCTTGGCGAGCTATCTGTGCCATTCAACGTTTTTTCCGTGCGGCCTCGATCTGatgagtcaaaaaaaaaaaaaaaaaaaaacctcgcTCCAAAGAGGAGTTACGGCATCTCTCACGGGCCCGATGACAAATAGACGTTAAAAGTGACCACGCGTACATGCATTTTCGCGTCTGTTCGGGTCGAGTATGTCCAGCGGGCCGATCTAATTTTTTCTTGGTATTCTTAAGGTCGGTATTGCCGGTTTAACGTCTCGTTGAGGCCTCCGCTAGCGATTACCGCGCGTGGGGCAGTGGTTCCCGCGGCAAGCGGCTTTCGCGCGATCGCCGTTTTCCGCCCCATCATACATATATATGGTCAACGCCGACGGGTGAGAAGGGCCCCAATACCATAGAAATCATCCATGGCCGAGCACAGCTGCACCTGGGCTCACCTTGTTGAGATGGCCCGCCGTGCCTACCCAGATGATCCGTACCTTGCCGCCATCCACGCAGCGGAGGCGTTCGCGGAGGAGGCGACGACCGCAGGCCAACCAGTTGTAGGTGGATGCGGAAGTGGAGGTGGCGGAGGCTGCGCAGGCCAGG encodes:
- the LOC127303367 gene encoding putative F-box/LRR-repeat protein 9; translated protein: MPPPPPPAARRNRVRRGRARKSPTFHVSVFNCMPEPWKPWERDWAELPADSISCVLHKLRLPELLLGGVAEVCRSWRRAAREEPELWRYINVRWLPKVPPFTHRATLENIMRSALRLSAGQCRSFSGEHLDDRLFMLLAQRAPFLKSLDLTGCYRIFRGGGFANAIKKFPLLEYLTLVNCYCNEEALQLIAKACPCLTHFELTHEISCCSYRIKGSADNRKAFAIARMRGLRSLKLVDDNLGNQGLAAIVDNCPNLKYLCIRDCWNISMDGNLTVKCAHIIMDYHEYFPPSEPCDCDCVSPMSYGQLSDYDYDDYHDLSLYSYLGDEIDAANLDDYERTLDVKGMRRYLS